The following proteins are co-located in the Tiliqua scincoides isolate rTilSci1 chromosome 8, rTilSci1.hap2, whole genome shotgun sequence genome:
- the NDUFA7 gene encoding NADH dehydrogenase [ubiquinone] 1 alpha subcomplex subunit 7, whose product MASATRAVQRIRNWFAGQDLQAKLQLRYTEISKRTQPPPSLPVGPSHKFADNYYCTRDGRRETFPPIVIVAPQKTLAPGDHGSTSSKPAVATTEKNPVVPGFPPRKWELSKDEPYL is encoded by the exons ATGGCGTCGGCGACGCGGGCCGTCCAGAGGATTCGGAATTGGTTTGCGGGG CAAGACCTCCAAGCCAAATTGCAGCTGCGCTATACTGAGATCTCTAAAAG GACTCAGCCACCTCCATCTCTGCCTGTAGGCCCCAGTCACAAGTTTGCAGACAACTATTACTGTACTCGTGATGGCCGCCGGGAGACTTTTCCTCCAATAGTTATTGTAGCACCACAGAAAACCTTGGCGCCAGGAGATCATGGATCTACCAG ctcAAAACCTGCTGTGGCAACAACAGAGAAAAATCCAGTGGTGCCAGGTTTCCCACCTCGGAAATGGGAACTGTCCAAAGATGAGCCTTATTTATGA
- the LOC136659294 gene encoding potassium voltage-gated channel subfamily V member 2-like: MRQTTKRRVSLSANLKIGDRHRCFLTPEEEEVYFPFAQENLVKQWSSMHDVTNRNQDRNNVPTRRSRYFLNINVGGRCFQIAYKVAAKYPITRIGQLAIATNPMKKLELCDDYSVLKNEYFFDRDPLIFNYVFHFYRSGVMWIMDELCPSNFVEEIEYWGIHMKYTQRCCRILFEEKMDEMDEYLKIQRQLEAELEPVEREEHFEGKCLGEFRKMIWNLIENPYSSIPAKIIAIMSSIFVLISIVGMTLSTVEEMQHKTSKKCMEQVETLCAIFFTLEYLMRLISTSTFQQFLRAAFSAIDLVAILPFYIQLLFENMGEADGEYHEELHKMRSVGKLGKVLKLIKLMRIFRILKLARHSTGLRAFGFTIRQCYQQVCCLLLFIAMGVFTFSALMHSVEHDVPGTNFTSIPGAWWWAAVSLSTVGYGDTVPDTLLGRMVAFGCISFGIILNGMPISILYNKFSDYYAKLKSHEIESTLSLKLSRKLHLKERTKRKFIDCCCTDYISQQAPYSMIPTPAELDQRKLTLHGPAFAQGGRRKALAVAEVQLYWCKSALQYLHDSAGLAQETYISPTAPLDCALWLQS, encoded by the exons ATGAGACAAACCACAAAGAGACGTGTAAGTCTCTCAGCCAACTTGAAAATCGGAGATCGCCACAGGTGCTTCCTGACccctgaggaggaggaagtgtaCTTTCCTTTTGCACAGGAAAATCTAGTGAAGCAATGGAGCTCAATGCATGATGTCACCAACAGGAATCAGGACAGAAATAATGTCCCAACCCGGCGGAGCCGGTATTTCTTAAACATTAATGTTGGAGGAAGGTGTTTCCAGATAGCCTATAAAGTGGCTGCTAAGTATCCCATAACTAGGATTGGGCAGCTGGCCATCGCCACCAACCCCATGAAGAAGCTGGAGCTCTGTGATGACTACTCGGTGCTAAAGAATGAGTATTTCTTCGACCGAGATCCACTTATTTTCAACTATGTCTTCCACTTCTACCGCAGCGGTGTGATGTGGATCATGGACGAGCTGTGCCCATCAAACTTTGTGGAGGAGATTGAGTACTGGGGCATCCATATGAAATACACCCAGAGGTGCTGCCGCATCCTCTTTGAGGAGAAGATGGATGAGATGGATGAGTATCTGAAGATCCAGCGGCAGCTGGAAGCAGAGCTGGAACCAGTGGAACGAGAGGAGCACTTTGAAGGTAAGTGCCTTGGGGAGTTCCGGAAGATGATCTGGAACCTGATCGAGAACCCATATTCCTCCATCCCGGCCAAGATCATTGCCATCATGTCCAGTATCTTTGTCCTCATTTCCATTGTGGGAATGACACTCAGCACAGTGGAGGAGATGCAGCACAAAACCAGCAAGAAGTGCATGGAACAGGTGGAGACACTTTGCGCCATCTTCTTCACCCTGGAATATCTCATGCGGCTCATCTCCACCTCCACCTTCCAGCAGTTCCTGCGGGCAGCCTTCAGTGCCATCGACCTGGTGGCCATCCTGCCCTTCTACATCCAGCTCCTCTTTGAGAACATGGGTGAGGCAGACGGTGAATACCACGAGGAGCTACACAAGATGCGCAGTGTGGGCAAGCTGGGAAAGGTCCTCAAGCTGATCAAGCTGATGCGCATCTTTCGCATCCTCAAGCTGGCCCGGCACTCTACAGGACTGAGGGCCTTTGGCTTCACCATCCGACAGTGCTACCAGCaagtctgctgcctcctcctcttcattgCTATGGGAGTCTTCACCTTCTCTGCCCTTATGCATTCTGTGGAGCATGATGTCCCTGGCACCAACTTCACTAGCATTCCTGGTGCTTGGTGGTGGGCAGCG GTCAGCCTCTCCACTGTGGGCTATGGAGACACAGTACCAGATACACTGCTGGGCCGGATGGTGGCCTTTGGCTGCATCTCCTTTGGCATCATCCTCAACGGGATGCCCATTTCCATCCTCTACAACAAGTTCTCTGACTATTACGCCAAACTCAAATCGCATGAGATCGAGTCCACCCTGTCGCTCAAGCTCTCTCGAAAACTCCATCTCAAGGAAAGGACCAAGAGGAAATTCATTGATTGTTGTTGCACAGATTACATCAGCCAGCAAGCTCCGTATTCGATG ATCCCCACGCCGGCCGAGCTCGACCAGCGCAAACTCACCCTCCACGGGCCTGCATTCGCGCAGGGAGGCCGGCGCAAGGCCCTTGCAGTGGCCGAAGTGCAGTTGtactggtgcaaaagtgctttacagtaccTTCAtgacagtgctgggctggcacaagagacttacATCAGCCCAACTgcacctttggattgcgccctatggctgcaatcctaa